The following proteins come from a genomic window of Ilumatobacter coccineus YM16-304:
- a CDS encoding acyl-CoA dehydrogenase family protein yields the protein MDLNYPAEAEEFRAEIRGWLEENLPAGWFDDDFEMTDEERKAFNSEWPAKLFAGGWICATWPAEYGGKGLTTMQGVALSEEFARAKAPMRGDFFGDTLVGPTILQWGTEEQKKEFLPGILKGETKWCQGFSEPNSGSDLASIKTTAVLDGDEWVINGQKVWTTQGHHADYCFLLTRTDPDAKKHAGISYMLVPMKQEGIEVRGITQPDGTAEFCEVFFDNARCSKDAVVGGVNNGWKVANSTLGFERGQSATTGFRRFAEEYRIMVEVATDNGKIDDPLIRQRLMEFYTKVQILRVNGFRNLTATLNKTKDMGTAALGATNKMFWTEMHQRAMELALDIFGADAMLVDSGPEPASWPGSGRDKRREGYPVSPMMSAFFFSRSETIWGGTSQIQRNIVGERVLGLPKEPKPA from the coding sequence ATGGACCTGAACTACCCAGCCGAGGCAGAAGAATTCCGCGCCGAGATCCGTGGTTGGCTCGAAGAGAACCTTCCCGCAGGCTGGTTCGACGACGACTTCGAGATGACCGACGAAGAACGCAAGGCGTTCAACAGCGAATGGCCCGCGAAGCTGTTCGCCGGCGGATGGATCTGCGCCACGTGGCCGGCCGAGTACGGCGGCAAGGGCCTCACGACCATGCAGGGTGTTGCGCTGTCAGAGGAGTTCGCCCGCGCCAAGGCACCGATGCGCGGCGACTTCTTCGGCGACACGCTCGTCGGCCCGACGATCCTGCAGTGGGGCACCGAGGAACAGAAGAAGGAGTTCCTGCCCGGCATCCTCAAAGGCGAGACGAAGTGGTGCCAAGGCTTCTCCGAGCCGAACTCGGGCTCCGACCTCGCATCGATCAAGACGACGGCCGTGCTCGATGGCGACGAGTGGGTCATCAACGGTCAGAAGGTCTGGACCACGCAGGGGCACCACGCCGACTACTGCTTCCTGCTCACCCGCACCGACCCCGACGCGAAGAAGCACGCCGGCATCTCGTACATGCTCGTCCCGATGAAGCAGGAGGGCATCGAGGTCCGTGGGATCACCCAGCCCGACGGCACCGCCGAGTTCTGCGAAGTGTTCTTCGACAACGCACGTTGCTCGAAGGACGCGGTGGTCGGCGGCGTCAACAACGGTTGGAAGGTCGCCAACTCGACGCTCGGTTTCGAGCGAGGACAATCGGCCACGACCGGCTTCCGTCGCTTCGCCGAGGAATATCGCATCATGGTCGAGGTCGCCACCGACAACGGCAAGATCGACGATCCGCTCATCCGCCAGCGGCTGATGGAGTTCTACACGAAGGTGCAGATCCTGCGCGTGAACGGGTTCCGCAACCTCACCGCCACCCTCAACAAGACGAAAGACATGGGCACGGCAGCGCTCGGTGCGACGAACAAGATGTTCTGGACCGAGATGCACCAGCGGGCGATGGAGCTCGCGCTCGACATCTTCGGCGCTGACGCGATGCTCGTCGACAGCGGCCCCGAGCCGGCGAGCTGGCCGGGCTCGGGACGCGACAAGCGTCGCGAGGGCTACCCGGTCAGCCCGATGATGTCGGCATTCTTCTTCTCCCGCTCCGAGACGATCTGGGGTGGCACCAGCCAGATCCAGCGCAACATCGTCGGCGAGCGGGTCCTCGGTCTGCCGAAGGAGCCCAAGCCGGCCTGA
- a CDS encoding type IV toxin-antitoxin system AbiEi family antitoxin domain-containing protein encodes MSHFSPHLQRCVRRQHGVVTGDQLRADGISPYTIERWRLRHLLEPVHIDIYRLEAAPDTLEARCVVPTLAHPGAVVGGASAAALWDFDHVFRPTRADCVHGRDVVIGRPVGGVSYRPMRWLSDCDVVERGDAIRVLSRAATWLDCVGQMSIEHGATFTEHVLDSQCDVDELWNVVERREAARRGRPGRAHMLLSAVRRRGPQAA; translated from the coding sequence ATGAGCCATTTCTCACCCCACCTGCAGCGTTGCGTCCGGCGGCAGCACGGCGTCGTCACCGGCGACCAGTTGCGCGCCGACGGCATCTCGCCGTACACGATCGAACGCTGGCGACTCCGACATCTCCTCGAACCGGTGCACATCGACATTTACCGGCTCGAAGCGGCCCCCGACACGCTCGAAGCCCGGTGTGTCGTGCCCACGCTCGCCCATCCAGGCGCCGTCGTCGGCGGGGCCTCGGCGGCCGCGCTGTGGGACTTCGATCACGTCTTCCGTCCCACGCGCGCCGACTGCGTTCATGGTCGTGATGTCGTCATCGGCCGCCCGGTGGGTGGTGTGTCGTACCGGCCGATGCGTTGGTTGTCCGACTGCGATGTCGTCGAGCGAGGCGACGCCATCCGCGTGTTGAGCCGAGCCGCCACGTGGCTCGATTGCGTGGGTCAGATGAGCATCGAGCACGGCGCGACGTTCACCGAGCACGTCCTCGATTCGCAGTGCGACGTCGACGAACTGTGGAACGTGGTCGAACGACGAGAAGCGGCGAGGCGCGGGCGACCTGGTCGCGCGCACATGCTGCTCAGCGCCGTGCGCCGCCGTGGCCCGCAGGCGGCGTGA
- a CDS encoding MFS transporter, producing MSDAADSTSTESSRRQRAYVAPPDRLITVPFVTVTVSAFAFFMYIGTLLPLIPLYIEGPLDGGEFGVGVNAAVFAVAAVVARPLLGRIADRYGRRVIMIGGAFIASTGGFGMSQISSLGALLGFRALTGIGEAAMFVGAATLIADLSPRHRRAEGASYFSVAVFTGLGVGPVFGEWLLDDTQFERTFVAAGCFAIAAGLIALFVPSRVVSPDAQTGDDVVEPDAPPRRGIGKYVHPAAVFPGTVLALGVGGLTSFFLFIPDFSRTVGLGSSGGLFLVYSVVSVLIRIFGATLPERLGPRRAVTMALGFFVIGLVIVGTFATAPSLWVGAVFIGLGAAFNYPSLMALTVNRVSDADRAVAISSFTMFFEIGSAVSGLFVGALAQLVSERSAFFAGAAMCVVGIWVLRTKVVPLSPATDQVDYIAPGAA from the coding sequence GTGTCCGACGCCGCCGACTCCACGAGCACCGAATCGTCTCGTCGTCAGCGCGCGTACGTCGCGCCGCCCGACCGCCTGATCACCGTGCCGTTCGTCACCGTCACGGTCAGCGCGTTCGCGTTCTTCATGTACATCGGCACGCTGCTGCCGTTGATTCCGCTCTACATCGAAGGCCCGCTCGATGGCGGCGAGTTCGGCGTGGGGGTCAACGCCGCGGTCTTCGCGGTGGCAGCAGTAGTCGCTCGACCACTCCTCGGCCGGATCGCCGACCGCTACGGGCGTCGCGTCATCATGATCGGCGGCGCGTTCATCGCGTCGACCGGCGGCTTCGGTATGAGCCAGATCTCGTCACTCGGCGCCCTGCTCGGTTTCCGAGCGCTCACCGGCATCGGCGAAGCGGCGATGTTCGTCGGTGCGGCCACGCTGATCGCCGACCTGTCGCCGAGGCATCGGCGCGCCGAAGGGGCGAGCTATTTCTCGGTGGCGGTGTTCACCGGGCTCGGCGTCGGCCCGGTCTTCGGCGAGTGGCTCCTCGACGACACGCAGTTCGAGCGGACGTTCGTCGCCGCCGGATGCTTTGCGATCGCGGCCGGACTCATCGCTTTGTTCGTGCCGTCGCGAGTGGTGTCGCCCGACGCGCAGACCGGCGACGACGTCGTCGAACCCGATGCACCGCCCCGTCGAGGCATCGGCAAGTACGTGCATCCGGCCGCCGTGTTTCCGGGCACGGTCTTGGCGCTCGGCGTCGGCGGACTCACGTCGTTCTTCCTGTTCATCCCCGACTTCTCACGCACGGTCGGACTCGGTTCGTCGGGCGGCCTGTTCCTCGTCTACTCGGTGGTCTCCGTGCTGATCCGCATCTTCGGTGCGACGCTTCCCGAACGTCTCGGACCGCGCCGCGCCGTCACGATGGCGCTCGGCTTCTTCGTCATTGGACTCGTCATCGTGGGCACGTTTGCCACGGCGCCGTCGCTGTGGGTCGGGGCCGTGTTCATCGGCCTCGGTGCAGCATTCAACTACCCGTCGTTGATGGCGCTGACCGTGAACCGCGTCTCCGACGCCGACCGCGCCGTCGCGATCAGTTCGTTCACGATGTTCTTCGAGATCGGCTCGGCCGTGAGCGGCCTGTTCGTCGGAGCACTCGCGCAACTCGTCAGCGAGCGCAGCGCGTTCTTCGCCGGTGCCGCGATGTGCGTCGTCGGCATCTGGGTGCTGCGCACCAAAGTCGTTCCCCTGTCCCCAGCCACCGACCAAGTTGATTACATCGCTCCGGGAGCCGCGTAA